In Lacerta agilis isolate rLacAgi1 chromosome 8, rLacAgi1.pri, whole genome shotgun sequence, one genomic interval encodes:
- the SNRNP200 gene encoding U5 small nuclear ribonucleoprotein 200 kDa helicase, which translates to MADVTARSLQYEYKANSNLVLQADRSLIDRTRRDEPTGEVLSLVGKLEGTRMGDKAQRTKPQMQEERRAKRRKRDEDRHDINKMKGYTLLSEGIDEMVGIIYKPKTKETRETYEVLLSFIQAALGDQPRDILCGAADEVLAVLKNEKLRDKERRKEIDLLLGQTDDTRYHVLVNLGKKITDYGGDKEIQNMDDNIDETYGVNVQFESDEEEGDEDVYGEVRDEASDDDMEGDEAVVRCTLSANLVASGELMSSKKKDLHPRDIDAFWLQRQLSRFYDDAIVSQKKADEVLEILKTASDDRECENQLVLLLGFNTFDFIKVLRQHRMMILYCTLLASAQSEAEKERIMGKMESDPELSKFLYQLHETEKEDLIREERSRRERVRQSRMDTDMETIDLDQGGEALAPRQVLDLEDLVFAQGSHFMANKRCQLPDGSFRRQRKGYEEVHVPALKPKPFGSEEQLVPVEKLPKYAQAGFEGFKTLNRIQSKLYRAALETDTNLLLCAPTGAGKTNVALMCMLREIGKHINLDGTINVDDFKIIYIAPMRSLVQEMVGSFGKRLATYGITVAELTGDHQLCKEEINATQIIVCTPEKWDIITRKGGERTYTQLVRLIILDEIHLLHDDRGPVLEALVARAIRNIEMTQEDVRLIGLSATLPNYEDVATFLRVEPTKGLFYFDNSFRPVPLEQTYVGITEKKAIKRFQIMNEIVYEKIMEHAGKNQVLVFVHSRKETGKTARAIRDMCLEKDTLGLFLREGSASTEVLRTEAEQCKNLELKDLLPYGFAIHHAGMTRVDRTLVEDLFADKHIQVLVSTATLAWGVNLPAHTVIIKGTQVYSPEKGRWTELGALDILQMLGRAGRPQYDTKGEGILITSHGELQYYLSLLNQQLPIESQMVAKLPDMLNAEVVLGNVQNAKDAVNWLGYTYLYIRMLRSPTLYGISHDDLKGDPLLDQRRLDLVHTAALMLDKNNLVKYDKKTGNFQVTELGRIASHYYITNETIQTYNQLLKPTLSEIELFRVFSLSSEFKNITVREEEKLELQKLLERVPIPVKESIEEPSAKINVLLQAFISQLKLEGFALMADMVYVTQSAGRLMRAIFEIVLNRGWAQLTDKTLNLCKMIDKRMWQSMCPLRQFKKLPEEVVKKIEKKNFPFERLYDLNHNEIGELIRMPKMGKTIHKYVHLFPKLELSVHLQPITRSTLKVELTITPDFQWDEKVHGSSEAFWILVEDVDSEVILHHEYFLLKAKYAQDEHLITFFVPVFEPLPPQYFIRVVSDRWLSCETQLPVSFRHLILPEKYPPPTELLDLQPLPVSALRNSAFESLYQDKFPFFNPIQTQVFNTVYNSDENVFVGAPTGSGKTICAEFAILRMLLQNLEGRCVYITPMEALAEQIFLDWYEKFQERLLKKVVLLTGETSTDLKLLGKGNIIISTPEKWDILSRRWKQRKNVQNVNLFIVDEVHLIGGENGPVLEVICSRMRYISSQIERPIRIVALSSSLSNAKDVAHWLGCSATATFNFHPNVRPVPLELHIQGFNISHTQTRLLSMAKPVYHAIMKHSPKKPVIVFVPSRKQTRLTAIDILTTCASDVQRQRFLHCTEKDVAPYLDKLNDNTLKETLVNGVGYLHEGLTSMERRVVEQLFGSGAIQVVVASRSLCWGMNVASHLVIIMDTQYYNGKIHAYVDYPIYDVLQMVGHANRPLLDDEGRCVIMCQGSKKDFFKKFLYEPLPVESHLDHCMHDHFNAEIVTKTIENKQDAVDYLTWTFLYRRMTQNPNYYNLQGVSHRHLSDHLSELVEQTLSDLEQSKCISIEDEMDVAPLNLGMIAAYYYINYTTIELFSMSLNAKTKVRGLIEIISNAAEYENIPIRHHEDNLLRQLAQKVPHKLNNPKFNDPHVKTNLLLQAHLSRMQLSAELQSDTEEILSKAIRLIQACVDVLSSNGWLSPALAAMELAQMVTQAMWSKDSYLKQLPHFTSEHIKRCTEKGVESVFDIMEMEDEDRNALLQLSDTQIADVARFCNRYPNIELSYEVVEKDGIRSGGPVVVLVQLEREEEVTGPVIAPLFPQKREEGWWVVIGDSKSNSLISIKRLTLQQKAKVKLDFVAPATGTHNYTLYFMSDAYMGCDQEYKFSVDVKEAESDSDTD; encoded by the exons GAGGCGGAAACGAGATGAGGACAGACATGACATTAACAAGATGAAAGGTTACACTCTGCTTTCTGAGGGCATTGATGAGATGGTGGGAATTATCTACAAACCCAAAACTAAGGAGACCCGAGAAACCTATGAAGTCTTGCTGAGCTTCATTCAGGCAGCTCTTGGAGATCAG CCCCGAGACATTCTCTGTGGAGCTGCTGATGAAGTCCTGGCTGTCCTGAAGAATGAAAAACTACGTGACAAGGAGCGACGGAAAGAAATCGATCTGCTTCTGGGACAGACGGATGACACCCGCTATCATGTGCTGGTGAACTTGGGCAAGAAGATCACAGACTATGGCGGGGACAAGGAGATCCAGAACATGG ATGACAACATTGATGAGACCTATGGGGTGAATGTGCAGTTTGAGTCTGATGAAGAG GAGGGTGATGAGGATGTTTACGGTGAAGTACGGGATGAGGCTTCTGACGATGACATGGAAGGAGATGAGGCAGTGGTTCGCTGCACCCTTTCAGCCAAT CTTGTGGCCTCAGGTGAACTGATGAGCTCCAAAAAGAAAGACCTGCACCCCCGAGACATTGATGCTTTCTGGCTGCAGCGGCAGCTGAGCCGTTTCTATGATGATGCCATCGTATCCCAGAAAAAAGCTGATGAAGTGCTGGAAATCTTAAAG ACTGCCAGCGATGACAGAGAATGTGAAAATCAGCTTGTCTTGCTTCTGGGTTTTAATACATTTGACTTCATTAAAGTGTTGAGGCAACACAGAATGATGA TCTTGTACTGTACCCTCTTGGCTAGTGCTCAGAGTGAAGCTGAGAAGGAGAGGATTATGGGGAAGATGGAATCTGACCCTGAGTTGTCAAAGTTCCTGTATCAGCTACATGAGACGGAGAAGGAAGATCTGATCCGG GAAGAACGCTCTCGCAGGGAACGTGTCCGCCAGTCCCGCATGGACACTGACATGGAAACCATAGATCTGGACCAAGGAGGAGAG GCATTGGCCCCTCGGCAAGTTTTAGACTTGGAGGACCTTGTGTTTGCCCAAGGCAGTCACTTCATGGCCAACAAGCGATGCCAGCTGCCAGATGGCTCTTTCCGCAGACAACGCAAAGGCTACGAGGAAGTTCATGTTCCTGCGCTGAAGCCAAAGCCCTTTGGTTCAGAAGAG CAACTAGTTCCTGTGGAGAAGCTCCCCAAATATGCACAGGCTGGATTTGAGGGATTCAAAACACTGAACCGGATTCAGAGCAAACTGTACCGTGCTGCACTTGAGACAGATACAAATTTGCTGCTCTGTGCACCCACA GGTGCTGGGAAGACAAATGTGGCTTTGATGTGTATGCTGCGTGAGATTGGGAAACACATCAACCTTGATGGAACAATCAATGTGGATGACTTCAAAATCATCTACATTGCACCAATGAGGTCTTTAGTCCAGGAAATGGTGGGCAGCTTTGGGAAG CGCTTGGCCACTTATGGCATCACTGTGGCTGAGCTGACTGGGGACCACCAGTTGTGCAAGGAAGAAATAAACGCCACTCAGATAATTGTCTGCACTCCAGAGAAGTGGGACATCATCACCCGCAAAGGAGGGGAGCGTACCTATACCCAGCTGGTGCGCCTCATTATTTTG GATGAGATCCACCTCCTGCATGACGACCGGGGCCCTGTTCTGGAAGCCTTGGTGGCCAGAGCCATTCGCAACATTGAGATGACTCAAGAAGATGTGCGGCTTATTGGGCTGAGTGCCACCCTCCCAAACTACGAGGATGTGGCTACATTCTTGAGGGTGGAGCCTACCAAAGGCTTGTTCTACTTTGACAACAG TTTCCGCCCAGTGCCCCTGGAACAGACTTACGTGGGAATCACTGAGAAGAAAGCAATCAAGCGCTTCCAGATCATGAACGAGATTGTGTATGAGAAAATCATGGAGCATGCTGGGAAGAACCAG GTGCTAGTGTTTGTCCACTCCAGGAAGGAGACTGGGAAAACGGCTCGAGCCATCAGGGACATGTGTCTGGAGAAAGACACCCTGGGTCTCTTCCTGCGAGAGGGCTCCGCCTCCACCGAGGTCCTGAGGACAGAAGCTGAGCAATGCAAg AATTTGGAGCTGAAAGACTTGCTGCCCTATGGCTTTGCAATTCACCATGCTGGCATGACCAGGGTGGACCGAACATTGGTGGAAGATCTGTTTGCAGACAAGCACATCCAG GTTCTGGTCTCCACAGCAACTTTGGCTTGGGGTGTAAATCTTCCTGCTCACACTGTCATCATTAAGGGGACACAGGTGTACAGCCCAGAGAAAGGTCGCTGGACTGAACTGGGTGCCCTGGACATCTTGCAG atgcTGGGTCGTGCTGGGAGACCTCAGTATGACACCAAGGGCGAGGGAATCCTGATCACTTCTCATGGAGAGCTGCAGTATTACCTCTCACTGCTGAACCAGCAGCTTCCCATTGAGAGCCAAATGGTGGCGAAGCTTCCAGACATGCTGAATGCAGAGGTCGTGCTGGGCAACGTCCAAAATGCAAAG GATGCTGTAAACTGGCTTGGCTATACTTATCTCTACATACGAATGCTACGTTCCCCAACTCTATACGGGATATCGCATGATGACCTGAAAGGAGACCCATTGTTGGACCAGCGCCGGCTGGATTTGGTGCACACTGCAGCTCTGATGCTAGATAAGAACAACCTGGTCAAGTATGACAAGAAGACAGGGAACTTCCAG gtTACTGAGCTGGGCCGCATTGCCAGCCACTACTATATCACCAATGAGACCATACAGACTTACAACCAACTACTCAAGCCCACCTTGAGTGAGATTGAACTCTTCCGGGTTTTCTCACTTTCTTCTGAGTTTAAGAACATCACTGTGAGAGAG GAAGAGAAACTGGAACTGCAGAAGCTACTTGAGCGGGTCCCAATCCCAGTGAAAGAAAGCATTGAGGAGCCTAGTGCTAAG ATCAATGTGCTCCTTCAGGCCTTTATCTCCCAGCTGAAGCTGGAGGGCTTTGCTCTCATGGCGGACATGGTGTATGTCACTCAG tCTGCTGGGCGGCTCATGCGTGCAATCTTTGAGATTGTCCTCAACCGTGGTTGGGCGCAGCTTACTGACAAGACTTTGAACCTCTGCAAGATGATTGACAAACGAAT GTGGCAATCCATGTGCCCCCTTCGTCAATTCAAGAAACTGCCTGAAGAGGTGGTGAAGAAAATTGAGAAGAAAAACTTCCCATTTGAACGACTCTATGACTTGAATCACAATGAAATAG GGGAGCTGATTCGGATGCCAAAGATGGGGAAGACAATCCACAAATATGTCCATTTGTTCCCCAAACTGGAGTTGTCTGTCCACCTGCAGCCCATCACCAGGTCTACTCTGAAAGTAGAGCTGACAATTACCCCAGATTTCCAGTGGgatgaaaag GTGCATGGTTCTTCAGAGGCCTTTTGGATCCTGGTGGAGGATGTGGACAGTGAAGTGATCCTACATCACGAATATTTCCTTCTGAAGGCCAAGTATGCTCAGGATGAACATCTCATCACTTTCTTTGTGCCGGTCTTCGAGCCTCTCCCCCCACAATACTTTATCCGGGTGGTCTCGGATCGCTGGCTCT CCTGTGAGACACAGCTGCCTGTGTCCTTCCGACATCTGATCCTTCCAGAGAAGTACCCTCCGCCAACTGAGCTGCTGGACCTGCAGCCACTGCCTGTCTCCGCTTTGCGGAATAGCGCCTTTGAGAGCCTCTACCAGGACAAGTTTCCCTTCTTCAATCCTATCCAGACTCAAG TTTTCAACACCGTCTATAACAGCGatgaaaatgtgtttgtgggagctcCAACAGGCAGTGGGAAAACGATCTGTGCTGAGTTTGCCATTCTGAGGATGTTGCTGCAGAATTTGGAAGGCCGCTGTGTCTACATCACACCGATGGAAGCCCTTGCTGAGCAG ATCTTCCTGGATTGGTATGAGAAGTTCCAAGAGCGCCTACTCAAGAAAGTTGTCTTGCTGACGGGGGAGACCAGCACTGACCTGAAGCTGTTGGGCAAAGGCAACATTATAATCAGCACTCCTGAGAAGTGGGACATCCTTTCCCGGCGCTGGAAGCAGCGCAAGAACGTGCAAAACGTCAACCTCTTTATTGTGGATGAAGTGCACCTCATTGGTGGCGAGAATGGG CCGGTCTTGGAGGTGATCTGTTCCCGGATGCGCTACATCTCCTCCCAGATTGAGCGGCCCATCCGCATTGTGGCCTTGAGCTCATCACTGTCCAACGCCAAGGATGTGGCCCACTGGTTAGGCTGCAGTGCCACAGCCACCTTCAACTTCCACCCCAACGTGCGCCCTGTGCCCCTGGAGCTACACATCCAA GGCTTCAACATCAGCCACACGCAGACCCGCCTGTTGTCCATGGCCAAGCCAGTCTATCATGCTATCATGAAGCACTCTCCAAAGAAGCCAGTAATCGTGTTTGTTCCGTCTCGCAAGCAGACGCGCCTCACAGCCATTGACATCCTCACCACCTGTGCATCAGATGTCCAGAGACAAAG GTTCCTGCACTGCACTGAGAAGGATGTGGCTCCCTACTTGGACAAGCTGAATGACAACACCTTGAAGGAGACCCTGGTGAATGGAGTGGGATACCTGCATGAGGGACTGACCTCCATGGAGCGAAGAGTTGTGGAGCAGCTTTTTGGCTCAG GTGCCATTCAGGTGGTGGTGGCCTCGCGGAGCCTCTGCTGGGGAATGAATGTAGCTTCTCACCTCGTGATCATCATGGACACACAGTACTACAACGGCAAGATCCATGC GTATGTGGATTACCCCATCTATGATGTGTTGCAGATGGTGGGCCATGCAAACCGCCCACTGCTGGATGATGAGGGGCGCTGTGTCATCATGTGCCAAGGATCCAAGAAG GATTTCTTCAAGAAGTTCCTATACGAGCCCCTCCCAGTGGAGTCCCATTTAGACCACTGCATGCATGATCACTTCAATGCCGAGATCGTCACCAAGACCATTGAGAACAAGCAGGATGCTGTCGACTATCTCACCTGGACCTTCTTGTATCGCAGGATGACTCAGAACCCCAACTACTACAACCTGCAAG GAGTTTCGCACAGGCATCTCAGTGACCACCTGTCAGAGTTGGTGGAGCAGACACTTAGTGACCTTGAGCAGTCCAAGTGTATCAGCATtgaggatgagatggacgttgCGCCTTTGAACTTGGGCATGATTGCAGCTTATTACTACATCAACTACACCACCATTG AGCTCTTCAGCATGTCCCTGAACGCCAAGACCAAAGTGCGAGGTCTGATTGAAATCATTTCCAATGCTGCTGAGTATGAGAACATTCCCATCCGGCACCATGAGGACAACCTCCTGCGCCAG ctTGCCCAGAAAGTGCCTCACAAGCTGAATAACCCCAAATTCAATGACCCCCATGTCAAAACGAACCTTCTGCTTCAGGCTCATCTGTCACGTATGCAGCTGAGTGCAGAGCTCCAGTCTGACACAGAGGAGATTCTCAGCAAG GCAATTCGTCTGATCCAAGCTTGCGTGGATGTTCTGTCCAGCAACGGCTGGCTGAGTCCTGCTCTGGCTGCCATGGAGCTGGCCCAGATGGTCACCCAGGCCATGTGGTCAAAGGACTCCTACCTGAAGCAGCTGCCCCACTTCACCTCTGAGCACATCAAGCGCTGCACGGAGAAG GGAGTGGAGAGTGTATTTGACATCATGGAAATGGAGGACGAAGACCGCAACGCCCTGCTGCAGCTCTCTGACACCCAAATTGCTGATGTGGCCCGCTTCTGTAACCGCTACCCTAACATTGAGCTTTCCTATGAAGTGGTGGAAAAGGATGGTATTCGCAG CGGAGGGCCAGTGGTGGTGCTGGTGCAGCTGGAGCGAGAGGAAGAAGTCACTGGACCAGTGATTGCGCCCCTCTTCCCGCAG AAACGCGAGGAAGGCTGGTGGGTTGTGATTGGAGACTCCAAATCCAACAGCCTTATCTCCATCAAGAGACTGACGCTGCAGCAGAAGGCTAAG GTGAAACTGGACTTTGTGGCACCAGCCACTGGGACTCACAACTACACCCTCTATTTCATGAGTGATGCCTACATGGGCTGCGACCAGGAGTACAAGTTCAGTGTGGATGTGAAGGAGGCGGAGAGTGACAGCGATACTGATTGA